The stretch of DNA AAATGCAAAGATCTCTCGTCTTTTATTAACACGTTCATCTAATACTTCCATTTGGCCTCTGCCAATTCCGGCACATATATTACTCATCCGGTAATTATAACCTATATGTGAGTGTTCATAGTGTGGAGCATTATCTCGCGCTTGAGTGGCTAAGAAACGTGCTTTTTCTATAATTGCTGCATTTTCGGAGACAATAGCGCCACCTCCTGAGGTTGTTATGATCTTGTTGCCGTTGAAAGAGAGTGCCGCCAGCGCGCCTAATGTGCCCATTTTTTTACCATTAAAATGCGAACCTAATGCCTCTGCAGCGTCTTCAATTACAGGGATTTGATATTCTTTTGCTACTGCAAGTATTTCCTCCATTTTTGAAGGCATGCCGTATAAATGAACTGGAATAATGGCTTTAGGTTTTTTGCCGAGTGAAATCCGGTCTTTTATCGCTTCCTTTAATAAAACAGGACACATATTCCATGTATCCGCTTCGCTATCAACAAATATAGGAGTCGCCTTTTGATAAATAATTGGGTTTGCCGAAGCAGAGAAGGTAAAACTTTGACAAATTACTTCGTCTCCTTCCTTAACCCCAATTAAAATCAATGCTAAATGAATAGCCGCAGTGCCAGAACTCAAAGCAGCAACAGAAACACCATCTTTTAGGTAAGAGGCAAGATCACATTCAAAACCATCAACATTCGGCCCTAAGGGTGCTACCCAGTTGGTATCAAAAGCTTCATGAATATAGTTAAGTTCGTTTCCCCCCATGTGAGGAGACGAAAGCCATATTTTCTTGCTGATCTTAGGTTCGGTTTCACGTATTTCTTCTTGTATCATAGTAATTGAGCGTTAATTTGAGAGCAAAACTTTTGATTGATGGGATACATTGTTTTTAGTTTCAGTATCATGCGGATTTGAGCCTGTAAATGCTTCCATCGTTGCATTTCCGGCTTGATTGATTCCTTCGCTTTTAAGCACTTTTTTAATCGTCAGCATTAAAATTCTTAGATCAAGTCCAAAAGAAAGATGATCTACATACCATACATCATAATTGAATTTTTCAGTCCAACTTAGGGTATTTCGTCCATTCACCTGTGCCCAACCGGTTATTCCTGGCGTTACCTCATGTCTGCGCTTTTGGGTATCATTATATAATGGTAAATAGCTCGGTAGTAAAGGCCTTGGTCCAATCAGGGTCATGTCTCCCTTAATTACATTTAATAGTTGAGGGATTTCATCTAATGATGTTTTTCGAACAAATTTCCCAACTGTAGTTAACCTGTCGGGATCCGGTAATAAATTGCCTTTCTTATCCTTATTTTCATTCATTGTTTTGAATTTTAACACCCAGAAAATTCGTTCATTCTTCCCTGGTCGGGCTTGGGTGAAAAAAGGAGACCCGTGGTTCACAAAAGCAAGGATTATGCTCATAATGAGAAACACCGGAGATAGTATTATGAATGCTGGAATGGCAATAATAAGATCAAAAAAGCGCTTGAAAAATAGTTTATACATAATTAATTCACTATTAAACAGCAATATTTGCTTGTTCTAATGACAAATGGGGAGCATCTAATTCTTCGTAAACGGATTGTTTACTTTTAAATTCAGGAACAATCAATTTCATCTGACGAACAATCGATTTTTCCTGAAAATTAGTTGCTGAGCTTAACAGTTCGTTGATGGATTCTTCTACCCATTCATATTTATATTTTCGAACCCGAGCAATTTTAATTTTCTCATGGTGAGTTTTTTGGACGCATTCGGAGTCATTTAATAACTCTTCATACAGCTTTTCTCCCGGACGTAATCCCGTGAAAACAATTTGTATGTCCTTATCAGGGGTTAAACCAGAAAGCTGGATCATCTTTTTCGCTAAATCAACAATCTTAACGGATTTGCCCATGTCGAAAACAAATATCTCTCCGCCATTTCCCATTGTTCCGGCTTCAATAACCAACTGACAGGCTTCAGGAATTGTCATGAAATACCTGTTGATGTCGGGGTGGGTAACGGTAATTGGTCCGCCTTTTTCAATTTGTTCCTTAAAGCGCGGAATTACAGAACCATTAGAGCCTAATACGTTACCAAAACGGGTGGTAATAAAACGTGTAGATGATTCAATTCCGTTTTGTACATAATAGTCATTCAATGACTGCGTATAAATTTCAGCTATTCTTTTTGAGGCGCCCATTACATTTGTTGGATTTACAGCTTTGTCGGTTGAAATCATCACAAATTTTTCAACCTGGTATTTAACTGATAAATCCGCAACATTTTTGGTTCCACCAACATTGGTTAAGATGGCTTCTGAAGGATGATGTTCCATCATCGGAACATGTTTATAAGCAGCAGCATGGAAAACAATCTCTGGTTTGTATTTATCGAAAAGATACTCCATACGTTCCTTATTTCGGATATCGGCAATAAACGGCTGAATACAAGCGTTAGGGAACGATTCTTTGAATTCTAATTCAATATTATAAAGAGCAGTTTCGGCCTGATCACATAAAACAAGTAGTTCAGGGTTAAATTTGAGTACCTGTCTAACCACTTCACTTCCAATAGAACCAGCTGCCCCCGTAACCAAAATCCTTTTATTGCGGAGCTCATCTGTAACCTTGGCATTTTGTATAGTAATAACTTCTCGTTCAAGAAGTTCTTCAATTTTAATATTCCGAAGTTGATTAAGATTAAAACTACCGTCGATCCAATTTGAAGCACGAGGTATCGTAACCACTTTAATTTCATGTAATAAACATATATCAACAAGTTCTCTTTTCCTGTTAATATCAAGATTTTGGATACTGATAATAACTTCTTCAACTTTATACTTATCTACAAGAAATTGAATGTCAGTTCTGGCATTATAAATTTTAATACCATCAATGTATTTACCTACTTTATTTAGGTTATCATCCAGAAATCCTATCACCTTTAATCCACATTGAGCTTCGTGATTTATTACATGTTTAGTAATCATGCCAGATTCGCCGGCACCAAAAATTAAAATGGATTTCTTTAAGGTATTTTCTCTTCGTATTGACTCAAAACCAAGTTTTATTAAAAATCGGTAGGAAGTAGAAAAGAAGAAAAGAATCAAAAAGTATTTTAATATAACATTGAGGGGCAAGATGATAATCGATTCAATATTACTGAGTCCGAGTTTAACCACACCTAACAAAACCGCATTAAAAAATATGGCGTTGAAAATTCGGGCCATATCCTGCAAACTGGTTAATCTGATAATACCGGCGTATGTTTTAAATGTTAACGATACCGCAATCGAAATAAGTAGATTAATATAAACGAGCGTTTCTAATCCTTTGTGGGCAAATAATGCATGTATGTTAAAGTCATAAAACATTATAAATGCACAAACAAAGGCAATTGTACTGATGATGGTATCAATACTAAATACCAGCCACCGCGGTATAAAGCGCGAAGACGAGATTCTAAGAGTAAAAAAAGCTTCTTTTTTTACTCTTTGAGGAGAAGGAGAGAGCGTAAACATAGATATGAGTTGCGTATCGATTAGTTGTTACATGAGTTTATAGCGTGAAATTTTATAGTATAGTATTTATGGAGTTACATGCAATTGATAAGCCAATTTACCTAATAACCAATAATTTAATTTAAAATAAATGTTAAAAGATAGTTTAAAGCTATTGTTCACCAGGAAGGAAAGAGGGGAGCTCCTGTTGTAGGAAATGGCTTGTAGAG from Solitalea canadensis DSM 3403 encodes:
- a CDS encoding DegT/DnrJ/EryC1/StrS family aminotransferase — translated: MIQEEIRETEPKISKKIWLSSPHMGGNELNYIHEAFDTNWVAPLGPNVDGFECDLASYLKDGVSVAALSSGTAAIHLALILIGVKEGDEVICQSFTFSASANPIIYQKATPIFVDSEADTWNMCPVLLKEAIKDRISLGKKPKAIIPVHLYGMPSKMEEILAVAKEYQIPVIEDAAEALGSHFNGKKMGTLGALAALSFNGNKIITTSGGGAIVSENAAIIEKARFLATQARDNAPHYEHSHIGYNYRMSNICAGIGRGQMEVLDERVNKRREIFAFYEEHLGKLPGISFQPEADGAFSNRWLTAMIVNSSLTGGITREDIRLSLATCNIESRPLWKPMHLQPVFEDYPYYDNNVSRVLFNNGLCLPSGSNLEKEDLERVVTKIKELINKA
- a CDS encoding sugar transferase, giving the protein MYKLFFKRFFDLIIAIPAFIILSPVFLIMSIILAFVNHGSPFFTQARPGKNERIFWVLKFKTMNENKDKKGNLLPDPDRLTTVGKFVRKTSLDEIPQLLNVIKGDMTLIGPRPLLPSYLPLYNDTQKRRHEVTPGITGWAQVNGRNTLSWTEKFNYDVWYVDHLSFGLDLRILMLTIKKVLKSEGINQAGNATMEAFTGSNPHDTETKNNVSHQSKVLLSN
- a CDS encoding polysaccharide biosynthesis protein, with translation MFTLSPSPQRVKKEAFFTLRISSSRFIPRWLVFSIDTIISTIAFVCAFIMFYDFNIHALFAHKGLETLVYINLLISIAVSLTFKTYAGIIRLTSLQDMARIFNAIFFNAVLLGVVKLGLSNIESIIILPLNVILKYFLILFFFSTSYRFLIKLGFESIRRENTLKKSILIFGAGESGMITKHVINHEAQCGLKVIGFLDDNLNKVGKYIDGIKIYNARTDIQFLVDKYKVEEVIISIQNLDINRKRELVDICLLHEIKVVTIPRASNWIDGSFNLNQLRNIKIEELLEREVITIQNAKVTDELRNKRILVTGAAGSIGSEVVRQVLKFNPELLVLCDQAETALYNIELEFKESFPNACIQPFIADIRNKERMEYLFDKYKPEIVFHAAAYKHVPMMEHHPSEAILTNVGGTKNVADLSVKYQVEKFVMISTDKAVNPTNVMGASKRIAEIYTQSLNDYYVQNGIESSTRFITTRFGNVLGSNGSVIPRFKEQIEKGGPITVTHPDINRYFMTIPEACQLVIEAGTMGNGGEIFVFDMGKSVKIVDLAKKMIQLSGLTPDKDIQIVFTGLRPGEKLYEELLNDSECVQKTHHEKIKIARVRKYKYEWVEESINELLSSATNFQEKSIVRQMKLIVPEFKSKQSVYEELDAPHLSLEQANIAV